A portion of the Pseudomonas synxantha BG33R genome contains these proteins:
- a CDS encoding SDR family oxidoreductase, producing the protein MSMTFSGQVALVTGAAVGIGRATALAFAAEGLKVVVADLDVAGGEGTVALIRQAGGEGVFVRCNVTLETDVQQLMAQTVAIYGRLDYAFNNAGIEIEKGKLADGSLDEFDAIMGVNVKGVWLCMKYQLPLLLAQGGGAIVNTASVAGLGAAPKMSIYAASKHAVIGLTKSAAIEYAKKKIRVNAVCPAVIDTDMFRRAYEADPRKAEFAAAMHPVGRIGKVEEVASAVLYLCSDGAAFTTGQSLAVDGGATAI; encoded by the coding sequence ATGAGCATGACATTTTCTGGCCAGGTCGCCCTGGTAACCGGCGCCGCCGTGGGTATTGGTCGCGCCACTGCGCTGGCGTTCGCGGCCGAAGGCTTGAAGGTGGTCGTTGCCGACCTCGATGTGGCGGGGGGCGAGGGCACTGTTGCGCTGATCCGCCAGGCCGGCGGCGAAGGGGTGTTTGTGCGTTGCAACGTCACGCTCGAAACGGACGTACAGCAATTGATGGCGCAGACGGTCGCCATCTATGGACGACTGGACTATGCCTTCAACAACGCCGGGATTGAGATCGAGAAAGGCAAGCTGGCCGACGGCAGCCTGGATGAGTTCGATGCCATCATGGGGGTTAACGTCAAAGGCGTCTGGTTGTGCATGAAGTATCAGTTGCCGCTGTTGTTGGCCCAGGGCGGCGGAGCAATCGTCAACACGGCATCGGTGGCCGGGCTGGGGGCGGCGCCGAAGATGAGCATCTATGCGGCGTCCAAACACGCAGTGATCGGCCTGACCAAGTCGGCAGCCATTGAGTATGCGAAAAAGAAGATCCGCGTGAACGCGGTCTGCCCTGCCGTGATCGATACCGACATGTTTCGCCGCGCCTACGAGGCCGACCCGCGCAAAGCCGAATTCGCGGCGGCCATGCACCCGGTCGGGCGCATCGGCAAGGTGGAGGAAGTTGCCAGCGCCGTGTTGTACCTGTGCAGTGATGGTGCCGCCTTTACCACCGGCCAGTCCCTGGCGGTGGATGGTGGCGCAACAGCCATCTAG
- a CDS encoding NADP-dependent oxidoreductase, with product MTAQTNRQFLLAKRPVGAATRETFTYQEVPVGTPADGQVLVRNEYLSLDPAMRGWMNEGKSYIPPVGIGEVMRALGVGKVIASNHPNFAVGDYVNGALGVQDYFLGEPRGFYKVDPKLAPLPRYLSALGMTGMTAYFALLETGAPRAGDTVVISGAAGAVGSIAGQIAKIKGCRVVGIAGGADKCKFLLDELGFDAAIDYKSEDVPAALKRECPKGVDVYFDNVGGDILDAVLSRLALKARVVICGAISQYNNKEAVKGPANYLSLLVNRARMEGFVVMDHAANFAAAGQEMAGWMAQGKLKSKEDIVEGLETFPETLMKLFSGENFGKLILKVS from the coding sequence ATGACCGCCCAGACCAACCGCCAATTCCTGCTCGCCAAACGCCCGGTCGGTGCGGCCACGCGAGAGACCTTCACCTACCAGGAAGTGCCGGTGGGCACGCCTGCCGACGGCCAGGTCCTGGTACGCAATGAATACCTGTCCCTCGACCCGGCCATGCGTGGCTGGATGAATGAGGGCAAGTCCTATATCCCGCCGGTCGGCATCGGCGAAGTGATGCGGGCGCTGGGCGTCGGCAAGGTGATTGCCTCGAACCATCCGAACTTCGCGGTGGGGGACTACGTGAATGGCGCCCTGGGCGTGCAGGACTACTTCCTCGGCGAGCCCCGTGGTTTCTACAAGGTCGACCCCAAGCTTGCGCCCCTGCCCCGTTACCTGTCTGCCCTGGGCATGACCGGCATGACGGCTTACTTCGCCCTGCTGGAGACCGGTGCGCCGAGAGCCGGTGACACCGTGGTCATTTCCGGCGCCGCGGGTGCCGTGGGCAGCATCGCCGGGCAGATCGCCAAGATCAAAGGCTGCCGCGTGGTGGGGATTGCCGGCGGTGCCGACAAGTGCAAGTTCCTGCTCGATGAGCTGGGCTTTGACGCCGCCATCGACTACAAAAGCGAAGACGTACCTGCCGCCCTCAAGCGCGAATGCCCGAAGGGCGTGGACGTCTATTTCGATAACGTCGGCGGCGATATTCTCGACGCCGTGCTCAGCCGCCTGGCACTCAAAGCCCGCGTGGTGATTTGCGGCGCGATCAGCCAATACAACAACAAGGAAGCCGTCAAAGGCCCGGCCAACTATTTGTCATTGCTGGTCAATCGCGCGCGCATGGAAGGGTTTGTGGTGATGGACCACGCGGCGAACTTCGCGGCGGCCGGGCAGGAAATGGCCGGCTGGATGGCCCAGGGCAAGCTCAAGAGCAAGGAGGATATTGTCGAGGGGCTGGAGACATTCCCGGAAACGCTGATGAAGCTGTTCAGCGGCGAGAACTTCGGGAAGTTGATACTAAAAGTCAGCTGA
- a CDS encoding FAD-binding protein — protein sequence MSHFDVVVVGGGPAGCAAAIHCAGRYPRCLRNKGQLDASAPGS from the coding sequence ATGAGTCACTTTGACGTCGTTGTTGTCGGCGGCGGCCCGGCTGGCTGCGCTGCCGCAATCCACTGCGCAGGGCGTTATCCACGATGCCTGCGCAACAAAGGCCAGTTGGACGCGAGTGCTCCGGGCTCATAG
- the pyrF gene encoding orotidine-5'-phosphate decarboxylase, with protein MSVCQTPIIVALDYPTRDAALKLADQLDPTLCRVKVGKELFTSCAAEIVGTLRDKGFEVFLDLKFHDIPNTTAMAVKAAAEMGVWMVNVHCSGGLRMMSACREVLEQRSGPKPLLIGVTVLTSMEREDLAGIGLDIEPQTQVLRLAALAQKAGLDGLVCSALEAQALKNAHPSLQLVTPGIRPAGSAQDDQRRILTPRQALDAGSDYLVIGRPISQAADPAKALAAVVAEIA; from the coding sequence ATGTCCGTCTGCCAGACTCCTATCATCGTCGCCCTGGATTACCCCACTCGTGACGCCGCACTGAAGCTGGCTGACCAGTTGGACCCCACGCTATGCCGGGTCAAGGTCGGCAAGGAACTGTTCACCAGTTGCGCGGCGGAAATCGTCGGCACCCTGCGGGACAAAGGCTTCGAAGTGTTCCTGGACCTGAAATTCCATGACATCCCCAACACCACGGCAATGGCCGTGAAGGCTGCGGCCGAAATGGGCGTGTGGATGGTCAATGTGCACTGCTCCGGCGGCTTGCGCATGATGAGCGCGTGCCGCGAAGTGCTGGAACAACGCAGCGGCCCCAAACCGCTGCTGATCGGCGTGACCGTGCTGACCAGCATGGAGCGCGAAGACCTGGCCGGTATTGGCCTGGATATCGAGCCTCAGACGCAGGTATTGCGCCTGGCGGCTCTGGCGCAGAAAGCCGGCCTCGATGGCCTGGTATGCTCGGCCCTGGAAGCCCAGGCCCTGAAAAACGCCCACCCGTCGTTGCAACTGGTGACGCCGGGTATTCGCCCGGCGGGCAGCGCGCAGGATGACCAACGCCGTATCCTGACCCCGCGCCAGGCCCTGGATGCCGGTTCGGACTACCTGGTGATCGGCCGTCCGATCAGCCAGGCGGCGGATCCGGCCAAAGCGTTGGCCGCGGTGGTTGCCGAAATCGCCTGA
- a CDS encoding response regulator, whose protein sequence is MQTPSVPVNEEPKGTTIAEDKRWTTRALIVDDDVPIRELLIDYLARFNILASGVTDGAAMRQAMQAETFDVVVLDLMLPGEDGLSLCRWLRAESDIPILMLTARCEPTDRIIGLELGADDYMSKPFEPRELVARIQTILRRVRDDRTEQRANIRFDTWRLNSVLRQLVADDGLVVPLSNAEFRLLWVFIERPRRVLSREQLLDAARGRSIEAFDRSIDLLVSRLRQKLGDDPKAPQLIKTVRGEGYLFDARDIG, encoded by the coding sequence ATGCAGACCCCTTCCGTCCCCGTAAACGAAGAGCCTAAAGGCACGACGATCGCCGAAGACAAGCGCTGGACCACCCGTGCGCTGATCGTCGACGACGACGTGCCGATCCGCGAACTGCTGATCGACTACCTGGCGCGCTTCAATATTCTGGCCTCGGGCGTCACCGACGGCGCCGCCATGCGCCAAGCCATGCAAGCGGAAACCTTCGATGTGGTGGTACTGGACCTGATGCTGCCGGGCGAGGACGGGTTGTCGCTGTGCCGCTGGCTGCGTGCCGAGTCGGACATTCCGATCCTGATGCTCACGGCCCGCTGCGAACCCACCGACCGCATCATCGGCCTGGAACTGGGCGCTGATGACTATATGTCCAAACCGTTCGAGCCCCGGGAGCTGGTGGCCCGTATCCAGACCATCCTGCGCCGGGTGCGCGATGACCGCACCGAGCAACGGGCCAACATCCGCTTCGACACCTGGCGCCTCAACAGCGTACTGCGCCAGTTGGTGGCCGATGACGGCCTGGTGGTGCCGCTGTCCAACGCCGAGTTTCGCTTGCTGTGGGTGTTCATCGAACGCCCGCGCCGCGTATTGAGCCGCGAGCAACTGCTGGATGCGGCCCGTGGTCGCTCCATCGAAGCCTTTGATCGCAGCATCGACTTGCTGGTATCACGCCTGCGCCAGAAACTGGGGGATGACCCCAAGGCCCCGCAGTTGATCAAGACCGTACGCGGCGAAGGCTACCTGTTCGACGCCCGGGATATCGGTTGA
- a CDS encoding methyl-accepting chemotaxis protein, with the protein MTATVHDVARNAEQAAQAAQTADAKVDSGQQVVRMSLQRIELLATSSNSASASIESLSAEIQNIGTVLSVINSVAEQTNLLALNAAIEAARAGEQGRGFAVVADEVRALAKRTQQSTEEIERLVSTLRSAAQSSVQQIQQSGELVKLAVGDALQTESALGSIAAAVSLIQQMNQQIAAAAEEQSSVAEEINRSVTSIRASADHSALSMQGNAASSVQLAQLGVELKGMVGHFRL; encoded by the coding sequence ATGACCGCCACGGTGCACGATGTGGCGCGCAATGCCGAGCAAGCGGCGCAAGCTGCACAGACGGCGGATGCCAAGGTCGACAGCGGCCAGCAGGTGGTGCGCATGAGCTTGCAGCGTATCGAATTGCTGGCCACGTCAAGCAACAGTGCCAGCGCGAGCATCGAAAGCCTCAGCGCAGAGATCCAGAACATTGGCACCGTGCTGAGTGTGATCAACAGCGTGGCGGAGCAGACTAATCTGCTGGCCTTGAACGCCGCCATCGAAGCGGCGCGCGCCGGTGAGCAGGGGCGTGGCTTTGCCGTGGTGGCCGACGAGGTACGGGCCCTGGCCAAGCGCACCCAGCAATCGACTGAGGAGATCGAACGGCTGGTCAGCACCTTGCGCAGTGCGGCGCAGTCGTCGGTGCAGCAGATCCAGCAAAGTGGCGAACTGGTGAAACTGGCGGTCGGTGATGCCCTGCAAACCGAAAGTGCCTTGGGCAGCATTGCGGCCGCCGTGTCACTGATCCAGCAAATGAACCAACAGATCGCCGCCGCCGCCGAGGAACAAAGCTCGGTGGCCGAAGAGATCAACCGCAGCGTCACCAGTATTCGGGCAAGTGCCGATCATTCGGCGTTGAGTATGCAAGGCAATGCCGCATCGAGCGTCCAACTGGCGCAGTTGGGCGTGGAGCTCAAGGGGATGGTGGGGCATTTCCGCCTGTGA
- a CDS encoding polyamine ABC transporter substrate-binding protein, with protein sequence MSRSHLRAIFLASLLGAAISTPASAAQSSVYLYNWFGFLEPQTPKEFQQESGIKLHMDAFDSAETMQSKVMAGRTGYDLVVATSNVLPGLIKAGVLQELDRSQLSNLSHIDPDILSLLAVNDPGNRYAVPYVWGTTGIGYDVDKVKAALGDDAPVDSWDLIFKEENISKLKACGVAMLDSPSEIISIALHYLGLPSNSTNPLDYQKAQALLLKIRPYVLYFDSSRIDTDLADGNICAVVGWANGALAAQAINEKSNSGRKIAYSLPREGALVWSENWVLLKDARHPKAALEFINYMLRPQVIAKTSNYMLYPNANKDATQFVEQKLRDNPWIYPDKKTMATLVPLEPLPLKAERIRTRVWTKVKSGT encoded by the coding sequence ATGAGTCGATCACACTTGCGAGCTATTTTTTTAGCCTCGCTGCTTGGCGCCGCCATCAGCACGCCGGCCAGCGCCGCGCAATCTTCGGTGTATCTGTATAACTGGTTCGGGTTTCTCGAGCCGCAAACCCCGAAGGAGTTCCAGCAGGAAAGCGGGATCAAGCTGCATATGGATGCCTTCGACAGCGCCGAAACCATGCAGAGCAAAGTCATGGCCGGGCGCACCGGTTATGACCTGGTCGTGGCTACTTCCAATGTGCTGCCCGGCCTGATCAAGGCGGGGGTGTTGCAAGAGCTGGACCGCTCGCAACTGAGTAATCTGTCGCATATCGATCCCGATATCCTGTCTCTGCTGGCGGTCAATGACCCCGGCAATCGCTACGCCGTACCCTACGTCTGGGGCACCACCGGCATTGGCTACGATGTGGACAAGGTCAAGGCCGCCCTGGGTGATGACGCCCCGGTGGACAGCTGGGACCTGATCTTCAAAGAAGAAAATATCAGCAAGCTCAAGGCCTGTGGCGTGGCCATGCTCGATTCGCCCAGCGAAATCATTTCGATCGCCTTGCACTACCTGGGGCTGCCCAGCAACAGTACCAACCCTTTGGACTACCAGAAGGCCCAGGCCCTGTTGCTAAAAATCCGTCCCTACGTGCTCTATTTCGATTCCTCGCGAATCGACACCGATTTGGCTGACGGCAATATTTGCGCAGTTGTAGGCTGGGCCAATGGTGCGCTGGCTGCGCAGGCGATCAATGAAAAATCCAACAGCGGACGCAAGATTGCCTACAGCCTGCCTCGAGAAGGCGCATTGGTCTGGTCTGAAAACTGGGTACTGCTCAAAGACGCTCGACACCCCAAGGCCGCGCTGGAGTTCATTAATTACATGCTGCGCCCCCAGGTGATTGCCAAGACTTCCAACTACATGCTCTATCCCAACGCCAATAAAGATGCCACGCAGTTCGTCGAGCAGAAGTTGCGCGATAACCCGTGGATTTATCCCGATAAAAAGACCATGGCCACGCTGGTTCCGCTTGAGCCGTTGCCGTTGAAGGCGGAGCGTATTCGCACCCGGGTCTGGACCAAGGTCAAGAGCGGTACGTGA
- a CDS encoding PLP-dependent aminotransferase family protein — protein sequence MDLGIDRQALVPVVQQIVSAVAHWIRKEGVSPGTRLPSIRQLALDNLLSQSSVIEAFERLVAQGLLASRHGSGFVVAQPAATHEHHWYEGAEQGWGTFTDSPVGELKLGCGWLPDDWRESDDISYAIRELSRTDTGALFSYSTPLGLPTLREQLFKRLTQIHIATRLDCILTTHGASHAQDLLIRTLLKAGDEVVVETPGYGNLYRQLAFQGVTLLEVPRARGGPDIPALETLLQTHRPKCLFINSLYHNPTGTSLCRSVAQRLLELAREWDFLIIEEDVYGDLQHASCTRLSALDHGDRVIYVSSFSKTLSSALRVGYLCASATLIEQLAHLKTLTGIGTSRFAEAMVATLLSNGTYRKWVQRLRKHLNAQMAATLQVLEDEEWQVFAVPAGGMFLWARPGIPDPSRLQACARRLGVLLSPGALFSPAGERSDWLRINVAYAGDQRALALFRAMGPSRSTSTILKTTGM from the coding sequence ATGGATTTAGGGATCGATCGACAAGCCCTGGTACCGGTTGTTCAGCAAATCGTCAGCGCGGTGGCGCATTGGATTCGCAAGGAAGGGGTGAGCCCCGGAACGCGCTTGCCGTCCATTCGGCAATTGGCCCTCGACAACCTGCTGAGCCAGTCCAGCGTGATTGAGGCGTTCGAACGGCTGGTGGCCCAGGGGCTGCTGGCCTCCAGGCACGGCTCGGGGTTCGTGGTGGCGCAACCTGCAGCGACCCACGAACACCACTGGTATGAAGGCGCGGAGCAGGGATGGGGCACTTTTACCGACAGTCCCGTCGGCGAGTTGAAACTGGGGTGTGGCTGGCTGCCGGACGACTGGCGCGAAAGCGATGACATCAGCTATGCAATTCGCGAACTCAGTCGTACCGATACCGGGGCTTTGTTCAGCTACAGTACGCCCTTGGGGCTGCCGACGCTGCGTGAACAACTGTTCAAGCGTCTGACCCAGATTCACATAGCCACCCGCCTGGACTGTATTCTCACCACCCATGGCGCCAGTCATGCCCAGGACCTGCTGATACGCACCTTGCTCAAGGCCGGTGATGAGGTCGTGGTGGAAACACCCGGGTATGGCAACCTCTATCGCCAGTTGGCCTTTCAGGGTGTGACCCTGCTGGAGGTCCCGCGCGCCCGTGGCGGCCCGGATATCCCTGCCTTGGAAACGCTGCTGCAAACCCATCGGCCCAAGTGCCTGTTCATCAATAGCCTCTATCACAACCCCACCGGCACCAGCCTGTGCCGTTCGGTGGCGCAGCGGTTGTTGGAACTGGCGCGAGAGTGGGATTTCCTGATCATCGAAGAGGATGTCTACGGCGACCTGCAACATGCCAGTTGCACGCGCTTGTCGGCGCTGGACCACGGTGACCGGGTGATCTATGTGTCGAGTTTTTCCAAGACCCTGAGCAGCGCCCTGCGCGTGGGCTACCTCTGTGCCAGTGCCACGCTCATTGAGCAATTGGCCCATCTCAAGACTCTGACGGGCATCGGCACCTCGCGCTTTGCCGAAGCAATGGTGGCAACGTTGTTGAGCAACGGCACTTACCGTAAGTGGGTGCAGCGCCTGCGCAAGCACCTGAATGCGCAGATGGCTGCAACGTTGCAGGTGCTTGAGGATGAAGAGTGGCAGGTCTTTGCCGTTCCCGCTGGGGGCATGTTCCTGTGGGCGCGACCGGGCATCCCGGACCCGTCGCGACTGCAAGCCTGTGCCCGGCGGCTCGGCGTGCTGCTGTCGCCCGGGGCGCTGTTTAGCCCCGCCGGGGAGCGTAGCGACTGGCTACGCATCAATGTGGCCTATGCAGGGGATCAGCGCGCACTGGCGTTGTTCCGTGCCATGGGGCCGTCCAGATCGACCTCGACCATTCTGAAAACGACGGGCATGTAG
- a CDS encoding helix-turn-helix transcriptional regulator, whose translation MSLDLHNLAWHRSVGKLIMQLDRPEFWSSLIRVLNEYVQIDNWVVLVFSDHAVRVISLPEVADSEEVDAFIHRYVKGLYLLDPFYIANRENPQSGFFHLLDIAPEHFLETEYYQQYFAQYISVDEAQYNVQLDADRTLCMSFGSNVRFTQAQVTLLDMIKPWVTAMMHQRMCFEIDPQKNFAEPAPWTEALTQLDTQITAREKDVLKLLLSGFSNKEIAGKLALSTETIKVHRRNLYNKLNIKSQSELFARFFMPRPQAHAAI comes from the coding sequence ATGTCGCTTGACCTTCACAACCTGGCTTGGCACCGATCGGTTGGCAAACTGATCATGCAGCTTGATCGACCAGAGTTCTGGAGCTCATTGATTCGCGTATTGAATGAATATGTGCAGATAGACAACTGGGTTGTGCTGGTTTTCAGCGATCACGCCGTGCGGGTGATCAGCCTGCCGGAGGTGGCAGACAGCGAAGAAGTGGATGCCTTTATTCATCGGTATGTGAAAGGTCTTTACCTGCTGGACCCGTTTTATATCGCTAATCGGGAAAACCCGCAGAGCGGGTTCTTCCATCTGCTCGATATTGCGCCGGAACACTTTCTTGAAACCGAGTACTACCAGCAATATTTCGCGCAATACATCTCGGTCGATGAGGCGCAGTACAACGTGCAACTCGATGCCGACAGAACCCTGTGCATGTCGTTCGGCAGTAACGTGCGCTTCACCCAGGCGCAAGTCACGCTACTGGACATGATCAAGCCATGGGTGACGGCAATGATGCATCAACGCATGTGCTTTGAAATTGACCCGCAAAAGAACTTCGCCGAACCGGCCCCATGGACTGAGGCGCTGACCCAGTTGGACACACAAATAACAGCACGCGAGAAAGACGTGCTGAAGTTGCTGCTCAGCGGTTTTTCCAACAAGGAAATCGCCGGGAAGCTGGCGCTGTCGACTGAAACCATCAAAGTCCACCGCCGCAACCTCTACAACAAGCTCAATATAAAATCGCAGTCCGAACTGTTTGCCCGGTTTTTTATGCCAAGGCCGCAAGCCCATGCGGCCATTTGA
- a CDS encoding alpha/beta fold hydrolase, with product MPVAVIDGQPLHYLDQGSGPVVLLGSSYLWSRDMWTPQIEALSQQYRVIVPELWGHGESGPLPTQTRSLDDLARQALALLDHLDVEQINLVGLSVGGMWGARLALLAPERINSVVLMDTYLGAEPEATRQYYFSLFKMIEDAGAIPEPLLDVIAPIFFRPGIDRESALYQDFRKSLQGFPRERLLDSIVPLGRLIFSREDILEQLPRLDADTTLILCGEQDKPRPPAESEEMAGLIGCDLILIPEAGHISSRENPDFVNEALLTFLANNA from the coding sequence ATGCCTGTTGCCGTGATTGATGGACAACCGCTGCATTACCTCGACCAGGGCAGCGGCCCGGTCGTATTGCTCGGTTCAAGTTACCTGTGGTCTCGCGACATGTGGACGCCGCAGATTGAAGCGCTGTCCCAGCAATACCGGGTAATCGTCCCCGAGCTGTGGGGCCATGGCGAGTCGGGCCCGCTGCCCACGCAAACCCGGTCCCTGGATGATCTGGCTCGCCAGGCCCTGGCGCTGCTGGATCACCTGGACGTCGAGCAGATCAACCTGGTGGGCCTGTCGGTCGGTGGTATGTGGGGTGCGCGCCTGGCACTGCTGGCACCCGAGCGCATCAACAGCGTGGTGCTGATGGACACCTACCTCGGCGCCGAACCCGAAGCAACGCGCCAGTATTATTTCTCGCTGTTCAAGATGATCGAAGACGCTGGAGCCATCCCCGAGCCGCTACTGGATGTGATCGCACCGATCTTCTTTCGCCCGGGCATCGACCGTGAATCGGCGCTGTATCAGGACTTTCGCAAATCCCTGCAGGGCTTCCCCCGCGAACGCCTGCTCGATAGCATCGTACCGCTGGGCCGCTTGATCTTCAGCCGTGAAGATATCCTGGAGCAATTGCCGCGCCTGGACGCCGACACCACCCTGATATTGTGCGGCGAGCAAGACAAACCCCGCCCACCTGCCGAATCCGAGGAAATGGCCGGGCTGATTGGTTGCGACCTGATCCTGATCCCGGAGGCCGGGCATATCTCAAGCCGCGAAAACCCGGACTTCGTCAACGAAGCGCTGCTGACCTTCCTCGCCAACAACGCCTGA
- a CDS encoding PLP-dependent aminotransferase family protein, with product MVQLRKWHPLLKLDEDTRQASYRKIAEGLVTAIVEGRLPPGTLLPGTREMAQLLDVNRKTVILAYEEAMTKGWLISEPRRGTFVNAQLAPKPLPCAAQPSFAPLLLDQPVVPYFTHNAQVVALQHRHSALFFDNGTSDHRLLPQAVLHRYYRHALRNSFASNTVRYGSEGTGYQLRCALAEMLRNNRGLTVTAENICLTQGTQMSLYLSASLLIKPGDVVLVERLSYPPAWEIFRKLGAQLVTVDIDDEGCRTDQVERLCREHNVRMIYLTPHHQFPTTVSLHAARRQHLLALAAQHDFCVIEEDYDHEYHFSGRPYLPLASDRAQRHVIYIGSLSKVLGSTFRCSYIVAPTQVIEALQRNAALMLGDADAVAQTMLADLINHGELKKHLRRVSKEYLARRTVLRECLDQAFGERIQVREPEGGLALWVRFEDSVNVDRLVHTALEHGLVVRSGRQFSPDDQAENALRLGFASLDRDEIHHATQRLAQAMKAIDRR from the coding sequence ATGGTCCAGTTGCGTAAATGGCACCCCCTGCTCAAACTCGACGAAGACACCCGCCAGGCGTCCTATCGCAAGATTGCCGAAGGCTTGGTCACCGCGATTGTCGAAGGGCGCCTGCCGCCAGGGACGTTGCTGCCGGGCACACGAGAGATGGCACAACTGCTCGACGTCAACCGCAAGACAGTGATCCTGGCTTATGAGGAAGCGATGACCAAAGGCTGGCTGATCAGCGAGCCGCGCCGTGGCACATTCGTCAATGCGCAATTGGCCCCAAAGCCCCTGCCCTGTGCGGCGCAACCGTCTTTCGCCCCACTGCTGCTGGACCAGCCGGTGGTACCGTATTTCACCCATAACGCCCAGGTGGTCGCGCTTCAGCATCGGCACAGTGCGCTGTTCTTCGACAATGGCACCAGCGACCATCGCCTGCTGCCCCAGGCCGTTTTGCATCGCTACTATCGCCATGCGCTGCGCAACAGCTTTGCCTCCAACACGGTGCGCTACGGCAGTGAGGGCACCGGCTATCAGTTGCGCTGCGCCCTGGCCGAGATGCTGCGCAATAACCGCGGGCTGACAGTGACTGCCGAGAATATTTGCCTGACCCAAGGCACGCAGATGTCCCTGTATCTGAGCGCCAGCCTGCTGATCAAGCCTGGCGACGTGGTACTGGTGGAGCGTTTGAGCTACCCGCCGGCGTGGGAAATTTTCCGCAAGCTCGGCGCGCAGTTGGTCACGGTCGACATCGACGATGAAGGTTGCCGCACCGACCAGGTCGAGCGCTTATGCCGCGAGCATAACGTGCGCATGATCTACCTCACGCCCCACCACCAATTTCCCACCACCGTGAGCCTGCATGCCGCACGTCGACAACACTTGCTGGCATTGGCCGCGCAACATGACTTTTGCGTGATCGAAGAAGACTACGACCACGAATATCACTTCAGCGGCCGCCCTTACCTGCCGCTGGCCAGTGACCGTGCCCAGCGCCATGTGATCTATATCGGCTCGTTATCCAAGGTGCTGGGCTCGACGTTTCGTTGCAGTTACATCGTGGCCCCCACGCAGGTGATTGAAGCCCTGCAGCGCAATGCCGCACTGATGCTGGGCGACGCCGATGCGGTCGCACAGACCATGCTGGCGGACTTGATCAATCACGGTGAGTTGAAAAAACACCTGCGCCGCGTCTCCAAAGAGTACCTGGCGCGCCGGACCGTGTTGCGCGAATGTCTGGACCAGGCATTCGGTGAGCGCATACAGGTGCGCGAGCCCGAAGGTGGCTTGGCGCTCTGGGTACGTTTCGAGGATAGCGTGAACGTGGATCGCTTGGTGCACACCGCCCTGGAGCATGGGCTGGTGGTACGCAGCGGTCGTCAGTTTTCACCCGACGACCAAGCGGAAAACGCCCTGCGCCTGGGCTTTGCCTCCCTGGACCGGGATGAGATCCATCACGCAACACAACGGCTGGCCCAGGCTATGAAAGCGATAGATAGGCGCTGA